From Shewanella acanthi:
CATCACTACATTCTTAACTGCGCTGATCCTGTTTGCCGTGGGTACGGGTGCGGTTAAAGGTTTCGCCGTGACCTTGATGATCGGTATTGCAACGTCAATGTTCACCGCTATCGTGGGTACTCGCTCAATCGTGAACGCGATTTGGGGCGGTAAGCGCGTGAAGACGCTGTCTATCTAAGGGGAAGCGATAATGTTAGAAATTTTATCTTTAAAACGTACGGTTAACTTCCTCCGTCACGCACTGCCAATCAGTATTATGTCAGCCATTTTAGTGCTCGGATCGCTGGTTTCTTTGGCGACTAAGGGCATTAACTGGGGCCTAGATTTTACTGGCGGAACTGTGGTTGAGATGGAGTTTTCTCAACCAGTAGATCTTAACCAATTACGTAGCCTTTATACCGCGCCTGAGTTGGATGGGGCTGTAGTACAAAACTTTGGCTCAAGCCGTGATGTACTCGTGCGTTTACAGGTTAAAGAAGGCATTAAAAGTGATGTACAAGTGGCATCCGTAATGTCAGCCTCTAAGCAAGTGGATGCTGCAGTTCAGCAGAAACGGGTTGAGTTCGTCGGTCCTCAAGTGGGTCAAGAGCTGGCGGAGCAGGGTGGTTTAGCGGTGCTGGTTGCACTTATCTGTATTCTAATTTACGTGTCTTTCCGTTTCGAATGGCGATTGGCTTTAGGATCGGTAGCGGCTCTTGCCCACGACGTGATCGTGACCTTAGGGGTATTTTCGGTATTCCAACTGGAATTCGACCTAACAGTTCTTGCGGGTGTATTAACGGTTGTGGGTTATTCGCTTAACGATACCATCGTTGTGTTTGACCGTATCCGTGAAAACTTCCTCAAAATGCGTAAGAGTGAGCCAGAGGAAGTGGTTAACGTGTCCATCACCCAAACTATGAGCCGTACCATTATCACAACAGGTACGACTCTAGTGGTCGTAGTTGCACTCTTCCTTAAAGGCGGCACTATGATCCACGGCTTTGCGACCGCATTGCTGCTCGGTATTTTTGTGGGTACGTATTCTTCTATCTATGTTGCGAGTTACTTGGCCATCAAGTTAGGCATTTGCCGTGAGCATATGATGCCTGTTGAAGTCGAAAAAGAAGGCGCTGACCAACCATCGATGATGCCATAGGCCATTTTAGATGACAAAAGCCACCCATTGAGGTGGCTTTTTTTATGGCAGTTAAAATGCACTTTAAATATTCTGCTAGCAAACTCACATATTTATAGTGACTAATGCTGTAAAAATAGATGTTAAATTTATTAACATCTGGCGTAAAAAACAGCACTCGACAGTCGCAGTACAATCGCAGTAGCATGTGCTCAACCCATAATCTTGTCAGTATTGTTGTAGGATGTGACATGGAAGAACGTAAAAACTTAGTCGCAGGTGGTAACCTCCTTCAGGCCCATACGTGGAAAGGATTATTAGAGGCCTGTGGCATCCACGTTGAGCTTCGTGGTGAAGCATTGTTAGGGGGCATTGGTGAACTTCCCGCCAATCTGCACAACGTGGAGCTTTGGGTTAAAGAGTCCCAGTTTACCCAAGCCCAGCAGCAGTTAAGTGCACTGGATGTGATTAGCCCTGAGTGGCAATGCGTACAATGCCACGAGATGAATGAAGGCAGCTTCGAGCTTTGTTGGCAATGCAGCGCCGAGCGTAGTGAAAGCCATAACTAAGCTAGTACAACTAAGCATCTTTGGATTTAACTCTCTTTTAAATTAACATAGGCGCTGCTCAGGTTAATTCAATCCCCGATGAAGGCACTTAGCATAAGTGCTTTCTACTACTAGCTTTAGTTCAAAATGTACATCAGTCGCCATAACTTGGGCTAACACATATCGCATCAAGACAATAATTGCTTCGCGAACCTTCGCGGATTACACTCCCTAGGTAATGAGTTTCACTCGATCATTCAAACTCTTATCTAAGGAGTATCTGATGCAGCAACCTAATGCTTTCCTTACCTTAGTGGAATCCATTCGTCCCCTCGTGACTGAAATTAGTATCGAAGCCTATCAGAGCGATGATGCTTGGGTGCTTATCGATGTTCGAGAGGACAAAGAGTGGTTACAGGATCATTTACCCCAAGCTAAGCACTTAAGCCGCGGTATTATCGAGCGGGATATTGAAGCGCGTTTCCCTGATAAGGCAACGCCATTATTACTCTACTGCGCTGGTGGGGTGCGTTCGGTGCTGGCTGCCCATAGTCTGCAGCAAATGGGGTATACCCATGTTGCCTCTATGATTGGCGGTTATAAGGCGTGGGTGCAACGACAACTTCCACTTGTGCAAGAATAACCTGCCCTATTTTATAGGTATAAAATGCAATATTTTCCCCTCTTTATTGATACGGTCAGTCTTAATGTCCTAATGGTGGGGGCAGGCGATGTGGCAAGTCGTAAGTTGGCACTACTGACGCGCACTGAGGCAAATATCCATGTGATCGCCCCCGAGGTGAATCCCGAAGTGCTTGAACTTGCTGAGTCGGGACGTATTTTGTTATCGATGCGCGCTGTAGTGCGCGCAGATATCCAAAATTACGATTTGATTTATCTTGCGACGGCGAACGATGCGTTAAACAGTGAGCTAGCAACCTTAGCCACTGAGCGGGGAATTTGGGTCAATGTGGTTGATAACCCCGCCTTTTGCCGTTTTATCACTCCATCGATTGTCGATAGGGGCAAGCTGGTGGTCGCGATTAGTACTGCAGGTGCTGCGCCAGTCTTTGCCCGTGATATTCGAGCACGTCTTGAGACCACTTTGCCGCACTCCCTAAAACCGTTATTTGATTTTGTGGCCGAAAAACGTCTTGAGGTGCAACAAAGGCTCAGCAAAACGGCCACCCGAAGGCTATTTTGGGAACGTTTTTTCGATTCTAACGGTGATAGGTTCGATGCCCGTACAATTGAGCATTACCACAATGCCTTTACTAATCTACTTAGCCGCGGTGAAATCCTCCTACTCGATGAGTCGGTGAATGCCGAATTATTGCCCCTTGCCGCGATGCCAATGTTGCAGCGCTTGGAATGGATCTACAGCGAGAACCGATTGAATGAGACACTCTCTGAGCTGGTTCGACGTGATGCAAACCGAGGCGAAATACCGGCTTTAAGTGAGATAAGTGCTGAATATGAGCAGGGCACCCGGATGCTAATTGTGGGCAATACTCAGAAAATTAATCAGTTAATTGCCCATTTTCCGATGGCGAAACATTTGCGCCCCGGCGCAATTTAGTCAGCCTTATATGGCTAGCTTCTAATGCGTGTTGCGACTTAGTACACCTTAGCGATTTTTTCCCTCAATATTTGAGCTTACGGCGAGTCTTAGGTAGACTCGCGGGCAATTTATTTCCCAAAGCGTGTATCTAGGATTTTTATGGCCCTCAAAGCGACTGTATTTAAGGTCAATCTTCAAATTGCCGATATGGACCGTCATTATTATCAGGACCATCAGCTGACACTGGCGCAACATCCTTCAGAAACCGATGGCCGCATGATGGTGCGTTTACTGGCATTTGTGATGAATGCCAGCGAGAGTTTAACCTTTACTAAGGGGCTTTGCGTCGATGACGAGCCAGAGCTTTGGGATAAAACCCTCTCGGGTGAAATTAACCTTTGGATTGAGTTTGGCCAAGCCGATGAGAAATGGCTGCGTAAGGCCAGTGGCCGTGCCAAGGAGGTGCAGCTTTTTGCCTACGGTGGCCGCAGTGTACCCATTTGGTGGAAACAAAATCAGCAGGCATTTGAGCGATATCAAAACCTTAAGGTGTGGAATATCGCAGAAGAGTCAGTTGGTGAGATGGAAAAGCTAGTTAGCCGTACAATGTCGCTGCAGGTATCGATTAGTGAAGGGCAAATCTGGTTATCGAATGCTGAAAACAGTGTGATGATTGAGCCAGAAATCCTAAAGGATATTCAGTAACAACCGATTATCCCTAAATGGTAATAAAAAAGCGCCCTAAGGCGCTTTTTTATTACCGCATCCGCATTACTGCTTTTTAAGCCGAGCTTCATTTAGCTGCTCATAGCCTCCGCCGTTATAGGTCTGGTTGTAACCTGCAGCGCTTAAGGCTTCAATCGCAATGCCGCTGCGACGACCGCTGCGGCAATACACCACCACAGGCGTGTCCTTATCTATGCCACGTTTGGCAAACTCATCGGCAACGATTTCGTAGGGGATATTTACGGCATTGGCTAAATGTCCCTCGGCGAACTCCTCAGGTGTTCTGACATCGAGTACCATGGCGCCCTTGTCTATCATCTGCCATGCAATGGCAGGGTCTTGGGGCTGTACTTGTTCTGCTGCGGTGCTGGTTGTTGCCATTAACATTGAAACGAATCCTATTAAGGCCGCGCTTAACATAGCACGGCTTTTATATAACATCCCTTGGAACATTGCCGTTCTCCTTCACTTACCGTTTGCCTGGAACAAAAGTCGCTTAGCTATGCTGTTTAGCAATTTCTGCCTCGGATTTTACGCCCAGTTTACGCAGCACCATTGCCGCAGGGCAGAAACCTGTGAAGGCACTTTGGAATAAATTCGCACCAACAAACACGGTTAACCACACAAAATTGTGGTGCACAAAGGCGGTTAACACTAAGGATAACAACACCATAAATCCGGCAAAAGCCATAATACTGCGTTCTACTGACATAGGTTACTCCTTGGGGCAGCAAAGGCTGCCATGTGGCTAATAAGTTAATGATTAATTAGGTGTCTGATTTAAGTGTATGCGGTTTTTCATGGCTGCATAGTACAGCACTGGAATAACAACGAGCGTCAGCAGGGTCGAGATAAATATCCCGAAAATCAAGCTGATAGCTAGCCCATTAAAGATGGGATCA
This genomic window contains:
- the secF gene encoding protein translocase subunit SecF: MLEILSLKRTVNFLRHALPISIMSAILVLGSLVSLATKGINWGLDFTGGTVVEMEFSQPVDLNQLRSLYTAPELDGAVVQNFGSSRDVLVRLQVKEGIKSDVQVASVMSASKQVDAAVQQKRVEFVGPQVGQELAEQGGLAVLVALICILIYVSFRFEWRLALGSVAALAHDVIVTLGVFSVFQLEFDLTVLAGVLTVVGYSLNDTIVVFDRIRENFLKMRKSEPEEVVNVSITQTMSRTIITTGTTLVVVVALFLKGGTMIHGFATALLLGIFVGTYSSIYVASYLAIKLGICREHMMPVEVEKEGADQPSMMP
- a CDS encoding putative signal transducing protein; protein product: MEERKNLVAGGNLLQAHTWKGLLEACGIHVELRGEALLGGIGELPANLHNVELWVKESQFTQAQQQLSALDVISPEWQCVQCHEMNEGSFELCWQCSAERSESHN
- a CDS encoding rhodanese-like domain-containing protein gives rise to the protein MQQPNAFLTLVESIRPLVTEISIEAYQSDDAWVLIDVREDKEWLQDHLPQAKHLSRGIIERDIEARFPDKATPLLLYCAGGVRSVLAAHSLQQMGYTHVASMIGGYKAWVQRQLPLVQE
- a CDS encoding precorrin-2 dehydrogenase/sirohydrochlorin ferrochelatase family protein encodes the protein MQYFPLFIDTVSLNVLMVGAGDVASRKLALLTRTEANIHVIAPEVNPEVLELAESGRILLSMRAVVRADIQNYDLIYLATANDALNSELATLATERGIWVNVVDNPAFCRFITPSIVDRGKLVVAISTAGAAPVFARDIRARLETTLPHSLKPLFDFVAEKRLEVQQRLSKTATRRLFWERFFDSNGDRFDARTIEHYHNAFTNLLSRGEILLLDESVNAELLPLAAMPMLQRLEWIYSENRLNETLSELVRRDANRGEIPALSEISAEYEQGTRMLIVGNTQKINQLIAHFPMAKHLRPGAI
- a CDS encoding YaeQ family protein, which produces MALKATVFKVNLQIADMDRHYYQDHQLTLAQHPSETDGRMMVRLLAFVMNASESLTFTKGLCVDDEPELWDKTLSGEINLWIEFGQADEKWLRKASGRAKEVQLFAYGGRSVPIWWKQNQQAFERYQNLKVWNIAEESVGEMEKLVSRTMSLQVSISEGQIWLSNAENSVMIEPEILKDIQ
- a CDS encoding rhodanese-like domain-containing protein → MLMATTSTAAEQVQPQDPAIAWQMIDKGAMVLDVRTPEEFAEGHLANAVNIPYEIVADEFAKRGIDKDTPVVVYCRSGRRSGIAIEALSAAGYNQTYNGGGYEQLNEARLKKQ
- a CDS encoding YgaP family membrane protein, encoding MSVERSIMAFAGFMVLLSLVLTAFVHHNFVWLTVFVGANLFQSAFTGFCPAAMVLRKLGVKSEAEIAKQHS